GATCTGTTTTTATTGCAAGAAGGCTTACATATAGTTTATAAATTTCTAGATTAGGaactttttttaaaggatataaacATTCATTCTAGGAAATGTGCCTGGAGGCCCAGATTGAAATCTGTTCCTCCAGCCCTTCCAATGATTTTAGAAGCTTCTGATCCCTTGTGTTATATCTCTTACTGATTCAAAGAGCTAGAGTGATTTTTGTAATCTGTAACTACACCCTGCCAGATACACAGATGCACTGTGTATTACACCATGagatatgtaaaactgaatcctGTCAGTCAAGGAACTTCTTCTGCTTATTCTGCTTTTAACAACATAGATGCTAACAAAGCATTAATATTTTGGAATTTATGGAAGAGTATTCACTCATACATAATGCCAATGTAATGAACCAAAGACTGAAGATAATGCTGGTGATCCCTTCCAATAATCTTAAATTGCCATTAACTCTTTACTTGATGAGACAGGGTGGTGAACAACAATAATTCATGGTAGACAGTTACCTAACATTTTGTTCCTCATGTAGTTATTTTTTGGGGGAAATGGCCTACAATTTATCAAGAAAGCTAGAACAGATTTTTGAAAGAATCAACCAGGATTGTGTGGAGTAATAATAATATAAGATTTTCATAAAGATGGGTAGACAGCACTTTGAGCTCCTACTGCAGAAATACATGTTAATTGTGGTAAATAAGAATTTAGGACTGCTAATTAGGACAAAATCCAAAAAATTCCTTCAATCCATCTTCCACTGTTGTTAGAAACTTTTGAAATTTAATGTGGACTACTTAATAATTCTCTGTAAATGCAATTATCAAACTGAGTTTCTTACAACTTCCTTACACATTCTGTTTACTCTGTCAACCACTTCACAAATCTTGTAGGCCCAGCTAGCAAATTTCAGGCAAGTATTAAAAGTTACTCAAtcctctgattttttaaaaagagctattTCTGAGAggactcagagacacagagaagtcaAAAGTCATCACAGTATGACTCCATCTCCTCCCACATCCATGCTAGGCAGGACTTGTCAGTACATCTCAAATTTTCTGGGTTGTGCACAGCCCAGTGTAGCTCCTTTAATCTGCCATGTCCACTTTCTCAACAGATCCAGGCACTATTTAAAGGGAACTTGCCAAGTCACAATCTCCTTTGTAGCCTGTAAGTTCcatgaaagcaagagagttctcaTCCATATTTGTATTCATAGAACACAAAACACATCGAACAAATGCAGGTTGAACAAAAATACTCAGTTCTGAACTACATCCTGTCCCAGTCTGCTATCACTTTTCACAGGCTCTGCTGTTCAGTCTCCCATTTCTCTCCTGGTTTCACCTTTGAGATTGTCCTCATACTGTTATCTTTGCCACTTGGCTACAGTTCTGACTTTCTGTGTTAGAAATATTGGTTCCAGATCCCTGAGGAACCCTTCTCCTGGTGcccaaaggttggggaccactggtctCAGTGATCTAAGAAGTACTGTGCTCTGCTGGGCTATGAGAAAACTAGAGCAAGGCCCGAGGATGTTGCTGGGCTGTGTCAGTCTGGGTTATATAAGAGAGGAGACAATTACAGCTAAAGGGCTTGGAGGTAAggtgaggtggggagagagatCTAGCAGGGTGGATATGGGGTCAGGAGAGGTAGGAAGGAGAAGTGGAGAGATGCACCAAACAGGAAGCCTAGCACTAGTTTGACCTGAAGATTCAGCTGACAGTTCTAGGGCAGAAAGTTAGGGAAGGGATAGCCAGGGGCTGTCAGCTGTGCAGGAGCTTCCAGCAGTCAACTCTGGGAGGggaaaagactgagaaaaaagaaataattaaatgtagAGGTGCAAAATGTGGGAAAGGAAAGGGGTGAAAGAGGGGAGGTAAGGATGAGAGCTACCAGTCTggttgtgtgtgctaagtcgcttcagtcgtgtctgactctctgtgaccccatggactatagcctgccaggctcttctgtgaatgggatttcccaagcaagaatactggagtgggttgccatttcctcctccagatcagTCTGGTTAGAGCTGGGCTAAACATTCTATTTTGCCCATCAGCTTGGAATTTGTGGGCATTCAGTTGCTGTGTAGGCAAAATTGAAATGAGAAGCCTGTCTCTTCTGTACTCAAATGACTTGGGTAGATTCTAATGAACTGTGTATATCGGGAAAGGAAAAGGTTAACTGAGATTAACCTGAAAAACAGCCTCATGTGGCAGTTTTCAAACAAGCAGGTTGACTTGGCTTGTGTGAAGGTGATGATGCCTGATCTGGAAAAGAGCAATATATGTTGTACCGTTTTAAAATCCATTCTGGCACACTGTGATGAATGTGTCAGCTGGCAGCTAAGAACTTGCTGAAATGAAAAGTCTCTCACCATTTATAATCGACACTCCCCTTCTAGGAAAGAGCCTGTCTCATCTCTGAAGCAGTGGACTTATCAATTTGCATAAAATCTGCCATTCTCAATGAACACATATTTATCATCTACCACTTACTTTCCTactgtctttaattttattttatttttaaactttacaatattgtattagttttgccaaaaataacaaaaaacaaaacagaattagtTTGCAGTGAATCAGCACCTTTAAATTCAGCCATGCTGGGTGAATCTGTCAAGAGTGGCAGGAAGCCATTGCTGGAAGGGGGAGGGAAAGGAATAACATGATCCTTTTCTGTTTCCATCATCTTTTTTTGTATGTATCTAAGTGGTTAAATCACCACGTAGGTTAGATGTTAAGTGTACAATAGATTACTGTGCTGTTCTGATATCTTGTTAAAGTTGAACTTGTCAGTTGTTTATTCTTTACCTaacctgttcttgcctggagaatcccagggatttgggagcctggtgggctgccatctatggggtcgcacagagtcagacacgactgaagcgacttagcagcagcagcaactcttatGAAAGATGATCAAATAACCCAACTgagtacaaagaaagctgaaaacttcccaggtCTTAACACCAGTCCCTGAACAAAAAAGGAATACCCAGGATCAACAGTCTACTCTCAAATCCCACAAATACTACATATACTACCTGCTCACATTTGCCCTGTTCTTGCTGCTGTTTACCCATGAGAAAGCCAAGCCCGAATTTTCTCTTGAAGCCAAGACTTATGGAAATGCCAAATGAATCAGTTCAAAATTTTACACATTTGGTTTCATTTAACTTATTCTTCATGCTATAGGCACCACTTGATGACATTACAACTCCGTCACATCTCTCCATACATCTTATTAAACTGAAATAACATAAAGCAATAGAAAAAATGGTGACCAGATGCCATCTTGTTTCAGACCAAACTATGTCAGATTTTGAATGAAACTTGACAACATCTGGTTGCTTAGATGGCATACATAGATTTATCAAAGTTATTTcagggaacttctctggtggtccagtgcttagggaATATGCCTTGCAATGCACAGGATGTGGGTTCTACCTCAgatccaggaactaagattccacatgcagctaagcccgcacaccacagctaAAGAGTCTGTGTGCCGCAATGAAAGATCCCgcgtgatgcaatgaagatcctgcatgccacaactaagacccaacacagctaaataaataaatatttttataaataaagttgttCCACTCCTTTAATGTCATCTAGAGAATGCACACAAATATATGATGCTACTACAAAGCTGAAAAGAGACTTTATAAAGTCCCATCATCGGCAGGGACACTGTATATGAAAGAAAAGCATAGTATAATCCATCTCATCAAGAGTTAATTTTACCAGCAGCATGTACAAAAATTTAGAATGTGTGAAGTCTTTGACCCAGCAGTCCTATTTCCAAGAATATATCCAAAGGAGATCACTAGTAAAGTACATAAAGATGGCAAGCAAGGACACTCATCACGGCTTTCTTTACActgtgaaaaatggaaaataactttaTTGTCCTTTAATGAGGGACCTgttaaacaaaaaaatcaatgcaatatTATGCAGTCATCAAAAAAGATAGTATATCTGTACACATATATTAACAGAAAAAATCTTCATGTcacctgcatgcatgctaagttgcttcagtcatgtacagttctttgcaaccctatggactgtagcctgccaggctccttggtccatggcattctccaggcaagaatactggagtgggttgccatgccctcctccaggaaatctttccaaaccagggatcaaaccttgaactcatgtctcctgtgtttcctgcattggcaggcaggttctttatcaccagcaccacttgggaagccctagtgccacctagaaagccccttCATGTCACAATGCTAAGTAAAAAGAAAGGtacaaaagatataaaaaagcATTCATCCTATGAATCTATATAAAACAATTTGTATCTAGACTTTGGATGGTGAAATTTCAATTATTCAACACTTTCTTCTAtttactttttagttttattttccatataaGCCATGCATCTACTTTAAAATCagggggaaaatttttttaatttttttttcatattttcatcagAGGGAAAATAATCAGTATTCCGTGTTTCAGTCATACCAGAAATCACCCAGGAAGCCAAATGTAGCTCTTACATTTCTATGCCTTCTGTTGCAAGGAAAACTGCATATAAACAGACTGTATTACAAAGGGAAACTGGATAAATGGTGCCTAGAACCCAAACCAAAACAGAGGTGAAATACTACATAAACTAAAGTGGATGCCTTTATTATACATAGTGTTCAAAAGAATTAAGTCATTGCGCATGTGTACATGGATTACTATATtttcatgactaacaaaaaaaatAACATGGATTCCAAATagcagcaaagaatataaccatCATTGGTTTTTCTTACATAAGTTACCACTCTATAAATTTCCATGTTAATGTGGAAAAATCTGACCTGAACAGATGGATCTCACGCTGTTTTCTAAAACATGAACAGATTTCTGATCTTCTGGACCAGGAAATGAAGTCAGCTCTACAACAGCAGACACCATCATCCAGCTCCTAGCATTTTAATTTAAGGAACTgctaataaaagcaaaattccGTCTTTAGAAATAACAGCACAGCGATACGTTTGTCTTAATGGAATGTGCTCttgatagagaaagaaaacatagtGGAGACCTGTGGCAGTGGAGGTGCTGGCTGACTGACCACCCAACTGCACTAGTTTTGGAGAATCCCCTCACTGCGGTTCTTGGCAGGTACCGCCATTCGGCTGCCTCCATCCTTCATTCTCCAAGTTTCCCTTGGAAGGCGCAGTCCTGAAAGCTGCCACTCTGCCTGCTTAAATCTTCATCTCATTAGCCAAAGGGCCCCTTTTCCTTGAGTATGTCTTCACAGCAGCAGCTTCACAATAGACACTCTTGGGTTGGAGAACTTGCAGTCAAGCAATTAAGCAACTTTGCACATTTTTTCCTGCTTcaccactttctagctgtgtaaCTTAAGGCTGTGAAGAGGCTGGTAGAGGCAGCAAGACTGAGCATGAGGAAGAATTGTGGCCAAGGGGATTGCCCGTGAGGTCAGGATATTGGTTATATAAAGAGAGAACAAACAAATATTATAGTTAAATATATTGAAGATAATGGGAACCAAATTTCTCACCCTCAGAGAAGGaagatataaatagaaaaaaggtGAAGACTAGAATTAACACTGTGGTATTAGAGTGCCGTTTAAGATATTAaactaattttaatataaataggtTAATAAATATAGATGTGCATATGTACTTATGAGTTCCCCAGTTCTGTCAGCTAAGATGGccattgttcttgttgttgttgtttagccaataaatcatgtccagctctgtgaccccatggactatagcccaccaggctcctctgtccatggaatttcccaggcaagaattctggagtgggtagccattcccttcttcatgggACCTTTCTCCTTCATTGGCGGgtgggattctttaccgctgaaccaccagggaagcccaggatggcCTTAAAGTAGCCTAAAGTAATGAGACTCCAGGAGCAATGACCACACCTAGCACCCAGAGCTTGCATTCTCTGCTAAAAGAAAGCAGGgctctttagaaaaatatcttttgaaatgACTGAAATGGCAGGGACAGGAAAAGTACAAGATGAATCTGAAACATCTTACACTAGAAAGTACTCGGATAATAGAGATTTCAAAGCAACACAAGAAACAACTTGAATGGGATTCAAATGACCAAATCTGTAACAATTTCAGCATCAAAGTCAATAATGAAAGTAATCCACTGAACACAATAGAAATCCACAAGCCAAAttgatgtaaataaatgaatacataaataaagagaaaactccTTTACAACAGAATACAAActagtaaaagtaaaataaatggagAATTCCCCGGTGGTCatgtggttaggactccacctgGGATTCAGTCTCTGGTCTTGAGGAgttaagaccccacaagccacatggcaaggccaaagaaaacaaaaaaggtaagatggaaaaattggaaaaatcGCCATTTGGCAATCATCATAGTAATTACTCAAGCAAGAATCATCATAAGTGACTGAAAGTTTGCTGAAGAATAGGATGAcatagtctcaaagtatctccccacaaaatgcttattaattacaaagggaGGGCTTCCttcatggttcagtggtaaagaatccgcctgccaatataggagacaccgatttgattcctggtctgggaagatcccacatgctgcagagcaactaagcctgtgtgccacaactgttgagcctgtgctctggaaccgaggagccacaactactgggcccatgcgccacaaccactgaggccTGTGCACCCTTGAGTCCATAGGTGCCATTGCAATGACAAGCCTAAGCACCACAAATGAAGAGTAACgcccgctctccacaactagagaaaagcccttgcagcaatgaagacccaacataaccaaaaataaataaataaaattatctcttaaaaactacaaaaggaaaaataacaacttGACAGTGGAGAAGTTTTCACCTTTACCAAGTCATCAAAGTTCACATCAGCAGCAAAAAGATCAGTCACTGGGTAAGGGGCGGCAGACACCACATTGGGCAGCAAAGGTACCAGAAGAAGCCCCTGAAGCAGTCCAAGGAGCAAGACAAAAAGATGGACCAGGAAGATAAGGCATTCAAGCAGAAAAAGGAGGAGCAGAAGAAACTCGAGGAGCCAAAAGTGAAGGCCACAGGGAAAGGCCCCATGGGCACAGATGGAATTAAGAAATCTGGCAAAAAGGAAGCTGTTTCTTGTGCCTGAGGCAATGATGCTCCTTAATTCCATTCATGTTTAAACATCTGGATTTCCTGCTGTAACATCTGTTGCCATCTACAGCTAGAATGAGGTGTTGTCTTAGAACCTAGTACATTTAAGAACAAATGTTTGTATAAATTAATAAGTAATCATAGAGTAGctcctctttagttcttcttagccaTTTCTACTTTAGCTATGAGATCTGCATAAATCCAACCCAGAATCCTGCCGAAGTGTGTTGTTAAGTCTTTGTTCTATACTGAATTCTGTACTACTTGgatttaaatgaattcatttaaaatggcaaaaaaaaaaaaggacaaatcaATATTGTGTCTCTTAATAAGATCCACTGAAAACACACAATATCACATCTATCATTTTCCTGCCAAAAATGTATAACTATGCCAAAAATGCATAACTTGCCTCAGACAAACCTAAATAAACCTAAATGAGGAACATTCTACCAAATGAATGGTCTGAACTTCCCAAAATGTCAAAGTCACTAACaacaaggaagaaatgaagaactatcACAAAGTAAAGATTAAAGGGACATAACTAAATGCAATTACAACCCTGGATTTGATTCtagacaagaaataaaaaatatttttccaaaaaggaaattacTGGGACAAATACTGAATGACTGTGGTTATACAGGAGAGTGTCTTGTCTTTAAGGAAGACACTTAAGTAGGGATAATTAGGCATCACATTTGCAACTTATTTTCAattggttcagaaaaaaaaagtatctgaatGAGTGACAAAGAGAACATTGAAAAATGTTTATCATTGGAGAACTTGGGGTGAAGTATACATGAGAATTAGCTTTCACCCCAATAGTTTGTTGGACTTTAAAAGCATGAAACTTTactataaatttgaaattatttctaaataaaatatgaaaaaatatattgggGATAACATAAGAGTTTTTGGAAGAAGTACATGAGTTAATACATATGAGGTGCTTAAAACATAGCTAGGTATACAGTacctgtaaag
The DNA window shown above is from Bos indicus isolate NIAB-ARS_2022 breed Sahiwal x Tharparkar chromosome 1, NIAB-ARS_B.indTharparkar_mat_pri_1.0, whole genome shotgun sequence and carries:
- the LOC109563234 gene encoding translation machinery-associated protein 7-like, translating into MARPKKTKKWRSFHLYQVIKVHISSKKISHWVRGGRHHIGQQRYQKKPLKQSKEQDKKMDQEDKAFKQKKEEQKKLEEPKVKATGKGPMGTDGIKKSGKKEAVSCA